Proteins from a genomic interval of Bombus affinis isolate iyBomAffi1 chromosome 18, iyBomAffi1.2, whole genome shotgun sequence:
- the LOC126926429 gene encoding insulin-like growth factor-binding protein complex acid labile subunit has product MLKSYLSVLSIVLLFSTIVRSEEQPTCRQIKGYKVCDKKGTLMDVSQQEFEETLQIHDLNLLAIREDTFKNLTTTKLSFGLGNKISVVKKKSFKGLEKLERLDLDSNVIPLSPNLFSELKQLHSLSLIFNKISEIPKDTFADLSNLMWLYLGHNDIESVNKDSFSGLSSSLTFLWLNDNKITSIDTGAFSQMPELTRLHLENNKLTSIQPGVLRGLHKLDGLFLEENELTSVSKNDFKGLIGLRILNLDHNQIASIESGAFSDLSQLEQLNLRKNQLTRVDSGVFNGLSNLKRLDLSDNKIAVVQSGAFAGLSALKTLILANNKLTDVDRKDFGLTSLTILYT; this is encoded by the coding sequence ATGCTGAAATCGTATCTGTCCGTTCTATCGATCGTTTTACTATTTTCCACGATCGTTCGATCGGAGGAACAACCGACCTGCAGGCAGATAAAAGGGTATAAGGTGTGCGACAAAAAGGGAACCCTGATGGACGTCAGCCAACAAGAATTCGAGGAAACGTTACAGATTCACGACTTGAACCTGTTAGCTATTCGAGAAGACACCTTCAAAAATCTGACGACCACGAAGCTGAGCTTCGGTCTGGGTAACAAAATCTCCGTGGTGAAAAAGAAGTCGTTCAAAGGATTGGAAAAACTGGAACGGCTGGACCTAGACAGCAACGTTATACCTCTGTCACCGAATCTATTCTCAGAGCTGAAGCAATTGCATTCGCTATCTCTGATCTTCAATAAGATCAGCGAGATACCCAAAGACACTTTCGCTGACCTGTCCAACTTGATGTGGCTGTACTTGGGACACAACGACATCGAATCGGTGAACAAGGACTCGTTCTCAGGATTATCTTCGTCGCTGACGTTCCTCTGGTTAAACGACAATAAAATCACCAGCATAGACACTGGAGCGTTCAGCCAGATGCCAGAATTGACCCGCCTTCACTTGGAGAACAATAAACTAACCTCAATTCAGCCAGGAGTGCTACGGGGATTGCACAAGTTGGACGGCCTCTTTCTCGAAGAGAATGAATTGACAAGCGTGTCCAAGAACGATTTCAAAGGACTGATTGGTTTAAGGATTTTGAACCTGGATCACAATCAGATAGCAAGTATCGAGTCAGGAGCATTCTCAGATCTCAGTCAGTTGGAACAATTGAACCTGAGGAAGAACCAGCTGACCCGAGTTGACTCCGGAGTGTTCAATGGACTGTCCAACTTGAAAAGGTTGGATCTCTCTGATAACAAGATCGCTGTAGTGCAATCTGGTGCATTTGCAGGCCTTTCAGCGCTGAAAACCTTAATCCTGGCGAACAATAAATTAACTGACGTAGACA